GGTCAGATCAGCGCTCACCCGCGTACGACCAGTCTGGGAGCTCCGTAAGGGGCCCGTAGCCGGAGGGGTTGGCAGCAAGGCCCTGCctggatggagaaaaacagttcGGTGAGGACTCAGGCCAACTTCTGGCCCCCCAGTTTCTTCCCGATGGGCACTCACCGGAGTCGCCACTGGCTGCCTGCCCGAGCCGCGGCGCCGCAATGCAGTCTCCGGACACCTGCTGGGAAAACggggcagagctgggagagaGGCCGCACAGCCAGCCCAGGGATCCGGGGCCCACCCCGACAAACTCCGGAGCCCACCGAACTCACACCCACTTACTAGAGAGCAGTATACCCAAAGCAGCCATGCTGAGGCGCAGGAGCCGGAAGTAGGTGTGGCCTCGCTGGCCACGCGCGACGCTGCGCGGGAAGCAGGAAGTCGCCATCTTGAATCTGGTTTTCAAACACGGGCCCCGCCATCTTGGCTCATCGTACGGAAAAGAGGGGCAAAACTGCTTCCAGGGTGTTT
The Cervus canadensis isolate Bull #8, Minnesota chromosome 6, ASM1932006v1, whole genome shotgun sequence genome window above contains:
- the MRPL52 gene encoding 39S ribosomal protein L52, mitochondrial isoform X1, yielding MATSCFPRSVARGQRGHTYFRLLRLSMAALGILLSTGVRRLHCGAAARAGSQWRLRQGLAANPSGYGPLTELPDWSYADGRPAPPMKGQLRRKAQREKFARRVVLLSQEMDAGLQAWQLRQQEKLQEEKRKQQNALKPKGALLQNPRPSQ
- the MRPL52 gene encoding 39S ribosomal protein L52, mitochondrial isoform X5: MATSCFPRSVARGQRGHTYFRLLRLSMAALGILLSTGVRRLHCGAAARAGSQWRLRQGLAANPSGYGPLTELPDWSYAETSCTAVTGNGCWITGMAAQTAGEVAGRKKEAAECS